From a single Streptomyces liliifuscus genomic region:
- a CDS encoding acyl-CoA dehydrogenase family protein codes for MRFLLDDEQRAFAHSLDALLTAADTPSVVRSWSAGDHTAGLALWSRIADAGVFALAVPEAYEGVGPLPVELAVAFLELGRHAVPGPLVETVAATALLTEPGLAKRFLPGLASGETIATVAALDGPYGSYALDGDAATIHLTIESGEDGGEGGAGGELRLAQGQGHGPVRTSIDPARRLTRPKPGGELLAAGPEFAATAAHALTWARLATAAQALGVGLTLLDRTVAYVKQRSQFGVPIGSFQAVKHRLADAKIALEFARPLLFGAALTMDPADVAAAKVTACEAAYTTARTALQLHGAIGYTAEYDLSLWLTKARALRTAWGTPGECRELVLE; via the coding sequence ATGCGTTTCCTCCTGGACGACGAACAGCGTGCCTTCGCCCACTCGCTGGACGCCCTGCTGACGGCGGCGGACACCCCGTCGGTCGTACGGTCGTGGAGTGCCGGTGACCATACGGCCGGGCTGGCCCTGTGGTCCCGTATCGCCGACGCGGGGGTGTTCGCACTGGCGGTCCCCGAGGCGTACGAAGGGGTCGGGCCGCTTCCCGTCGAACTGGCCGTCGCCTTCCTGGAGTTGGGGCGGCATGCGGTACCGGGCCCGCTGGTGGAGACGGTGGCGGCGACCGCGCTGCTGACGGAACCGGGCCTGGCGAAGAGGTTCCTGCCGGGGCTGGCGTCCGGGGAGACGATCGCGACGGTGGCCGCCTTGGACGGCCCGTACGGCTCGTATGCGTTGGACGGGGATGCGGCCACCATCCACCTCACGATCGAGAGCGGCGAGGACGGTGGTGAAGGCGGTGCAGGCGGCGAGTTGAGGCTGGCCCAAGGGCAGGGGCACGGCCCGGTCCGTACGTCCATCGACCCGGCCCGGCGCCTCACCCGCCCAAAGCCGGGCGGCGAACTCCTGGCCGCCGGACCCGAGTTCGCCGCGACCGCCGCCCACGCCCTCACCTGGGCCCGGCTCGCGACCGCCGCGCAGGCGCTCGGTGTGGGACTGACCCTGCTCGACAGGACCGTGGCGTACGTCAAGCAGCGGAGCCAGTTCGGTGTCCCCATCGGTTCGTTCCAGGCGGTCAAGCACCGACTGGCGGACGCCAAGATCGCGTTGGAGTTCGCGCGCCCGCTCCTCTTCGGCGCGGCCCTGACCATGGACCCGGCCGACGTGGCCGCCGCCAAGGTCACGGCCTGCGAGGCTGCGTACACGACCGCCCGTACCGCCCTGCAACTGCACGGCGCGATCGGCTACACCGCGGAGTACGACCTCTCCCTGTGGCTGACCAAGGCCCGCGCGTTGCGCACGGCTTGGGGCACGCCCGGAGAGTGCCGGGAGCTGGTCCTCGAATAG
- a CDS encoding CoA-transferase subunit beta: MTDATLPDPVRPTGTPLLPPSGAPLPPPTRAEYCVIACAEAWRDNGEVLASPMGAVPSVGARLARRTFAPDLLLTDGEAMLVGPDGTPEGWLPYRRHLAMVTGGRRHVMMGASQIDRFGNQNISCIGDWERPARQLLGVRGAPVNTLNNPVSYWVPKHSTRVFVEKVDMISGVGYDSAAAAGPTATRYHRIPRVVSNLGVFDFATPDHSMRLASLHPGATVAEVLAATGFEPTIPDEVPYTREPTPAELQLIREVIDPRGLRDRGVPG; the protein is encoded by the coding sequence ATGACGGACGCGACCCTCCCCGACCCGGTCCGGCCGACCGGCACCCCGCTCCTCCCGCCCAGCGGCGCTCCTCTTCCCCCGCCCACCCGCGCCGAGTACTGCGTGATCGCCTGTGCCGAGGCGTGGCGGGACAACGGCGAGGTGCTCGCGAGCCCCATGGGTGCCGTCCCCTCCGTCGGTGCCCGGCTCGCGAGGCGGACCTTCGCCCCGGATCTCCTGCTCACCGACGGCGAGGCGATGCTCGTCGGCCCGGACGGCACGCCCGAAGGGTGGCTGCCCTACCGCAGGCATCTCGCGATGGTCACCGGCGGGCGTCGGCACGTGATGATGGGCGCGAGCCAGATCGACCGGTTCGGCAACCAGAACATTTCCTGCATCGGGGACTGGGAGCGGCCGGCCCGGCAGTTGCTCGGGGTGCGGGGCGCGCCCGTCAACACCCTGAACAACCCGGTGAGTTACTGGGTGCCCAAGCACTCGACGCGGGTCTTCGTGGAGAAGGTCGACATGATCAGCGGGGTGGGGTACGACAGCGCGGCGGCGGCCGGTCCCACGGCGACCCGCTATCACCGCATCCCCCGGGTCGTGTCGAACCTGGGAGTGTTCGACTTCGCGACGCCGGACCACTCGATGCGGCTCGCCTCGCTGCATCCGGGGGCGACGGTCGCGGAGGTCCTGGCGGCGACCGGGTTCGAGCCGACGATCCCCGACGAGGTCCCGTACACCCGCGAACCGACCCCGGCGGAGCTGCAGTTGATCCGCGAGGTCATCGACCCGCGGGGGCTGCGCGACCGTGGGGTCCCAGGCTGA
- a CDS encoding TetR/AcrR family transcriptional regulator gives MPPKKKPQVTAAPARRRELLDTAAEVFAEQGYNATTVRKIADHAGMLAGSLYYHFDSKESMLEEILRTFMDELWDGYDTVLEAELGPRETLEALVTESFREIDRHRAAVAIYQRESKHLVAQERFAFLAESQRKFEKTWLATLERGVAGEVFRDDLDIRLTYRFVRDTVWVAASWYRPGGQHSPEEIARQYLSMVLDGIAVRT, from the coding sequence GTGCCTCCCAAGAAGAAGCCCCAGGTGACCGCCGCGCCCGCCCGTCGTCGCGAACTCCTCGACACCGCCGCCGAGGTCTTCGCCGAGCAGGGCTACAACGCCACCACCGTCCGCAAGATCGCGGACCACGCGGGCATGCTCGCCGGCAGCCTCTACTACCACTTCGACTCCAAGGAATCGATGCTGGAGGAGATCCTGCGGACCTTCATGGACGAGCTGTGGGACGGGTACGACACCGTCCTGGAGGCCGAGCTCGGCCCGCGCGAGACGCTGGAGGCCCTGGTCACCGAGTCCTTCCGGGAGATCGACCGGCACCGCGCGGCCGTCGCGATCTACCAGCGGGAGTCCAAGCACCTCGTCGCGCAGGAGCGGTTCGCGTTCCTCGCCGAGTCGCAGCGCAAGTTCGAGAAGACGTGGCTGGCCACGCTGGAGCGGGGAGTGGCAGGCGAGGTCTTCCGGGACGACCTCGACATCCGGCTCACCTACCGGTTCGTGCGCGACACGGTGTGGGTCGCCGCGTCCTGGTACCGGCCCGGCGGACAGCACAGCCCGGAGGAGATCGCCCGGCAGTACCTGTCGATGGTCCTCGACGGAATCGCCGTACGGACGTAA
- the qcrB gene encoding cytochrome bc1 complex cytochrome b subunit, with translation MDARNKVRAPQTGKGEKVADWADGRLGIYTLAKTQMRKVFPDHWSFMLGEVCLYSFLILILTGVYLTLFFEPSAAEVVYNGSYEPLNGIIMTRAYESTLDISFDVRGGLLIRQIHHWAALVFVAGMLVHMMRVFFTGAFRKPRELNWLFGWTLLFLGIITGLTGYSLPDDLLSGTGLRFAQGAILSVPIVGTYLAFFLFGGEFPGHDIISRLYPIHVLLLPGIMLGLVVAHLILVFYHKHTQYPGPGREQKSVVGMPFMPVYMAKAGGFFFLVFGVLSMMGAIATINPVWAFGPYRSDLVTTGAQPDWYLGFSEGLIRVMPGWEINAWGHTLQLGVFIPFSLFPLIMVAIGVYPFIEAWITGDKREHHILDRPRNVPTRTGLGVAWLSLYGVLLIGGGNDIVATHLHLSINAITWFVRIGFFVVPVIAFIITRRVCMALQRSDRDKVLHGRESGVIRRLPHGEFVEVHEPLTPAQLFTLTQHEQDPPYDVGPLVDANGVERKVKPSQRLRARLARAMYGQNAQIPKPTVEEYRELTSSDDHHH, from the coding sequence ATGGACGCGCGGAACAAGGTGCGAGCGCCACAGACGGGCAAGGGCGAGAAGGTGGCCGACTGGGCCGACGGCCGGCTCGGCATCTACACGCTGGCCAAGACCCAGATGCGCAAGGTGTTCCCGGACCACTGGTCCTTCATGCTGGGCGAGGTCTGCCTCTACAGCTTCCTCATCCTGATCCTCACCGGCGTCTACCTCACCCTCTTCTTCGAGCCCAGCGCCGCCGAGGTCGTCTACAACGGCTCGTACGAACCCCTCAACGGCATCATCATGACCAGGGCGTACGAGTCCACCCTCGACATCAGCTTCGACGTGCGCGGCGGACTGCTGATCCGGCAGATCCACCACTGGGCCGCGCTCGTGTTCGTCGCCGGAATGCTCGTGCACATGATGCGCGTGTTCTTCACCGGCGCGTTCCGCAAGCCACGCGAGCTGAACTGGCTGTTCGGCTGGACCCTGCTGTTCCTCGGCATCATCACCGGCCTGACCGGCTACTCGCTCCCCGACGACCTACTCTCCGGCACCGGCCTCCGCTTCGCGCAGGGCGCGATCCTCTCCGTACCGATCGTGGGCACGTATCTCGCGTTCTTCCTCTTCGGAGGGGAGTTCCCGGGACACGACATCATCTCCAGGCTGTACCCGATCCACGTCCTCCTGCTGCCCGGGATCATGCTCGGCCTGGTCGTCGCCCATCTGATCCTGGTCTTCTACCACAAGCACACCCAGTACCCCGGGCCCGGCCGCGAGCAGAAGTCCGTGGTGGGCATGCCGTTCATGCCGGTCTACATGGCCAAGGCCGGCGGTTTCTTCTTCCTGGTCTTCGGTGTGCTGTCGATGATGGGCGCGATCGCGACGATCAACCCCGTGTGGGCCTTCGGGCCCTATCGTTCCGATCTGGTCACCACCGGCGCTCAACCAGACTGGTATCTCGGCTTCTCCGAGGGGCTGATCCGGGTGATGCCGGGATGGGAGATCAACGCCTGGGGCCACACCCTGCAGCTGGGCGTCTTCATCCCCTTCTCCCTCTTCCCGCTGATCATGGTGGCGATCGGCGTCTACCCGTTCATCGAGGCGTGGATCACCGGGGACAAACGCGAGCACCACATCCTGGACCGGCCCCGCAACGTCCCCACACGCACGGGGCTCGGCGTGGCCTGGCTGAGTCTGTACGGGGTGCTGCTGATCGGCGGCGGCAACGACATCGTGGCCACGCATCTGCATCTGTCGATCAACGCGATCACCTGGTTCGTACGGATCGGCTTCTTCGTGGTCCCGGTGATCGCCTTCATCATCACCAGACGTGTCTGCATGGCGCTCCAGCGCAGCGACCGCGACAAGGTGCTGCACGGCAGGGAGTCCGGCGTCATCAGGCGGCTGCCGCACGGCGAGTTCGTCGAGGTGCACGAACCCCTCACCCCGGCCCAGCTGTTCACCCTCACCCAGCACGAACAGGACCCGCCCTACGACGTGGGCCCGCTCGTCGACGCGAACGGTGTCGAGCGGAAGGTCAAGCCGTCCCAGCGGCTGCGGGCGCGGCTCGCCCGGGCCATGTACGGGCAGAACGCGCAGATCCCCAAGCCGACCGTCGAGGAGTACCGCGAACTCACCAGCAGCGACGATCACCACCACTGA
- a CDS encoding acyl-CoA dehydrogenase family protein, with translation MDLDFTADQDAFRAEARAWLHAHVPSPPLPSLETEEGFAAHRAWEAELAADRWSVVSWPAAYGGRDAGLLRWLIFEEEYYAAGAPGRVGQNGISLLAPTLFDHGTEEQRARILPPMASGEVVWAQAWSEPEAGSDLASLRSRAVRTDGGWLLSGQKTWSSRAAFADRAFGLFRSEPDTPKPHQGLTYLMFDLRAPGVTVRPIGRLDGRPAFAELFLDDVFVPDEDVIGEPGRGWRVAMSTAGNERGLTLRSPGRFLASADRLAALWRARGRDPFTRDRVADAVIGARAYQLFTYAGASRFLEGEPIGPESSLNKVFWSEYDIALHETALDLLGGDGELAATADDEDSGWAEGYVFSLAGPIYAGTNEIQRDIIAERLLGLPKGRR, from the coding sequence ATGGACCTCGACTTCACGGCCGACCAGGACGCCTTCCGCGCCGAGGCGCGCGCCTGGCTGCACGCGCACGTCCCGTCACCGCCGCTGCCCTCCCTGGAGACCGAGGAGGGCTTCGCGGCCCACCGCGCCTGGGAGGCCGAACTCGCCGCGGACCGCTGGTCGGTGGTGTCCTGGCCGGCCGCGTACGGCGGACGGGACGCGGGGCTCCTGCGGTGGCTGATCTTCGAGGAGGAGTACTACGCGGCGGGCGCGCCCGGCCGGGTCGGCCAGAACGGCATCAGCCTCCTCGCGCCGACCCTCTTCGACCACGGCACGGAGGAGCAGCGGGCCCGGATCCTGCCGCCGATGGCGTCCGGCGAGGTCGTCTGGGCACAGGCGTGGTCCGAACCCGAGGCCGGGTCCGACCTCGCCTCCCTCAGGTCGAGGGCGGTGCGTACGGACGGCGGGTGGCTGTTGAGCGGGCAGAAGACGTGGTCGTCGCGGGCCGCGTTCGCCGACCGCGCGTTCGGCCTGTTCCGCAGCGAGCCGGACACCCCGAAGCCCCACCAGGGCCTCACCTACCTGATGTTCGACCTGCGCGCGCCGGGCGTGACCGTCCGCCCGATCGGCCGCCTGGACGGCAGGCCGGCCTTCGCCGAACTCTTCCTGGACGACGTGTTCGTGCCCGACGAGGACGTGATCGGCGAGCCCGGCCGGGGCTGGCGGGTCGCCATGTCGACAGCGGGCAACGAACGCGGTCTGACCCTCCGCTCCCCCGGCCGCTTCCTGGCCTCGGCCGACCGCCTGGCCGCGCTCTGGCGGGCGCGCGGCCGGGACCCGTTCACCCGCGACCGGGTGGCCGACGCGGTGATCGGCGCCCGCGCCTACCAGCTCTTCACCTACGCGGGCGCCTCCCGTTTCCTCGAAGGCGAGCCGATCGGCCCGGAGTCCAGCCTGAACAAGGTCTTCTGGTCCGAGTACGACATCGCGCTGCACGAGACGGCACTCGATCTCCTGGGCGGGGACGGGGAGTTGGCGGCCACCGCTGACGACGAGGACAGCGGGTGGGCCGAGGGGTACGTCTTCTCCCTCGCCGGTCCCATCTACGCGGGCACGAACGAGATCCAGCGCGACATCATCGCCGAACGCCTCCTGGGCCTGCCGAAGGGACGCCGCTGA
- a CDS encoding CoA transferase subunit A, whose protein sequence is MSDKTMTADEAVSRLRSGMTLGIGGWGSRRKPMALVRALLRSQVTDLTVVSYGGPDVGMLAAAGRIRKLVAAFVTLDSIPLEPHFRAARQSGALELTEVDEAMFMWGLHAAANRLPFMPVRAGIGSDVMRVNPGLRTVTSPYEDPSTGIRETFVAMPALRMDAALVHVNRADRSGNGQYLGPDPYFDDLFCEAADNAYVSCERLVDRFDDAVPQTLLVNRHSVTGVVETPGGAHPTSCVPDHDRDEPFQKLYATTPWPEFTERFLYGDEKAYQSAAQAWHEERR, encoded by the coding sequence ATGAGCGACAAGACGATGACGGCCGACGAGGCCGTCTCCCGGCTCCGCAGCGGGATGACCCTCGGTATCGGCGGCTGGGGCTCGCGCCGCAAACCGATGGCCCTGGTCAGAGCGCTGCTCCGCTCCCAAGTCACGGACCTCACGGTCGTGTCGTACGGCGGCCCGGACGTCGGGATGCTCGCCGCCGCGGGGCGGATCCGCAAGCTTGTCGCGGCCTTCGTGACGCTCGACTCGATCCCCCTGGAGCCGCACTTCCGGGCAGCCCGGCAGAGCGGGGCCCTCGAGCTGACGGAGGTCGACGAGGCGATGTTCATGTGGGGGCTGCACGCCGCCGCGAACCGGCTGCCGTTCATGCCGGTCCGGGCCGGCATCGGTTCGGACGTCATGCGGGTCAACCCCGGCCTACGGACGGTCACTTCGCCGTACGAGGACCCGTCGACCGGGATCCGGGAGACCTTCGTCGCCATGCCGGCCCTGCGCATGGACGCGGCCCTCGTCCACGTCAACCGCGCGGACCGCTCGGGCAACGGCCAGTATCTGGGCCCGGACCCGTACTTCGACGACCTCTTCTGCGAGGCCGCGGACAACGCGTACGTCTCCTGCGAGCGGCTGGTGGACCGCTTCGACGACGCGGTGCCGCAGACCCTCCTCGTCAACCGGCACTCGGTCACGGGAGTCGTCGAGACGCCCGGCGGCGCGCACCCCACCTCCTGCGTCCCCGACCACGACCGCGACGAGCCCTTCCAGAAGCTGTACGCGACGACGCCGTGGCCCGAGTTCACCGAGCGGTTCCTGTACGGGGACGAGAAGGCCTACCAGTCGGCCGCACAGGCCTGGCACGAGGAGCGGCGATGA
- a CDS encoding SDR family oxidoreductase: MTGVESPAYVPGHGLLKGRTAVVTAAAGAGIGGATARRFLEEGARVLISDAHARRLKEYEAELAGEFEGVSALACDVTDEAQVQALFDAAVRQHGRLDIVVNNAGLGGTSDLVDMTDEQWSRVLDVTLNGTFRCTRAALRLLKRQEGGGVIVNNASVVGWRAQAGQAHYAAAKAGVMALTRCAALEAAAFGVRVNAVSPSLAMHPHLVKVTTPELLEELTAREAFGRYAEPWEVANVIVFLASDYSSYMTGEAVSVSSQHA; this comes from the coding sequence ATGACAGGCGTCGAGAGTCCGGCATACGTGCCCGGACACGGGCTGCTGAAGGGACGCACCGCGGTGGTGACCGCCGCCGCGGGCGCGGGCATCGGCGGGGCCACCGCGCGCCGCTTCCTGGAGGAGGGCGCGCGCGTGCTGATCAGCGACGCGCACGCGCGACGGCTCAAGGAGTACGAGGCCGAACTGGCCGGGGAGTTCGAGGGCGTCTCGGCGCTCGCGTGCGACGTCACCGACGAGGCCCAGGTCCAGGCGCTCTTCGACGCGGCCGTGCGGCAGCACGGGCGGCTCGACATCGTCGTCAACAACGCCGGTCTCGGCGGGACTTCGGACCTCGTCGACATGACCGACGAACAGTGGTCCCGGGTTCTCGACGTGACACTCAACGGCACGTTCCGGTGCACGCGGGCCGCCCTGCGGCTGCTGAAGAGGCAGGAAGGCGGCGGAGTGATCGTCAACAACGCCTCCGTCGTCGGCTGGCGCGCCCAGGCCGGCCAGGCGCACTACGCGGCGGCGAAGGCAGGGGTCATGGCGCTGACCCGGTGTGCGGCCCTTGAAGCCGCCGCGTTCGGCGTGCGGGTCAACGCCGTGTCACCCAGCCTCGCCATGCACCCGCACCTCGTGAAGGTGACCACCCCCGAACTGCTGGAGGAACTGACGGCCCGCGAGGCCTTCGGGAGGTACGCCGAGCCCTGGGAGGTCGCCAACGTGATCGTCTTCCTGGCGTCCGACTACTCCTCGTACATGACCGGAGAAGCGGTCTCCGTCAGCAGCCAGCATGCCTAG
- a CDS encoding NAD(P)H-dependent flavin oxidoreductase, with translation METALTKLVGVRHPIVQTGMGWVAGPRLVSASANAGALGILASATMTLDQLREAVRDVRSRTDAPFGVNLRADAGDARDRVRLIIEEDVRVASFALAPSRELIAELKDAGVVVIPSIGARRHAEKVAAWGADAVIVQGGEGGGHTGEVATTVLLPQVVDAVDIPVIAAGGFFDGRGLVAALAYGAAGIAMGTRFLLTSDSTVPDAVKARYLAATVKDVTVTTAVDGLPHRMLRTDLVNSLEEAGRTRTLTRAIRRAARFRKLSGLTWQQMVRDGLAMKHGKDLTWSQVLLAANTPMLLRASMVEGRTDLGVMASGQVAGLIEDLPSCAELVERVMAEAGAVLRGLPDQRHAHP, from the coding sequence ATGGAGACCGCGCTCACGAAACTGGTCGGCGTCCGGCATCCGATCGTGCAGACCGGGATGGGCTGGGTGGCGGGCCCGCGTCTGGTCTCCGCCTCGGCGAACGCGGGAGCGCTGGGCATCCTGGCCTCCGCGACGATGACGCTCGACCAGCTGCGGGAGGCGGTCCGGGACGTCAGGTCCCGTACGGACGCGCCGTTCGGTGTGAATCTGCGCGCGGACGCGGGGGACGCCCGCGACCGCGTCCGGCTGATCATCGAGGAGGACGTGAGGGTCGCCTCGTTCGCGCTGGCGCCCTCCCGTGAGCTGATCGCCGAGCTCAAGGACGCGGGGGTCGTCGTCATCCCCTCCATCGGCGCCCGCCGTCACGCCGAGAAGGTCGCGGCCTGGGGCGCGGACGCGGTGATCGTGCAGGGCGGCGAGGGCGGCGGCCACACCGGCGAGGTGGCGACCACCGTCCTCCTTCCCCAGGTCGTGGACGCCGTCGACATACCGGTGATCGCGGCGGGCGGCTTCTTCGACGGCCGGGGCCTGGTCGCGGCACTGGCGTACGGCGCGGCGGGCATCGCCATGGGCACCCGCTTCCTCCTGACCTCCGACTCCACGGTCCCGGACGCGGTGAAGGCCCGGTACCTCGCGGCCACGGTGAAGGACGTGACGGTGACGACAGCCGTGGACGGCCTCCCCCACCGCATGCTCCGCACGGACCTGGTCAACTCCCTTGAGGAGGCGGGCCGTACGAGAACACTGACCCGGGCGATCCGCCGGGCCGCCCGCTTCCGAAAGCTCTCGGGCCTCACCTGGCAGCAGATGGTCCGCGACGGCCTGGCCATGAAACACGGCAAGGACCTCACCTGGAGCCAGGTCCTCCTCGCCGCCAACACCCCGATGCTGCTGCGCGCCTCGATGGTCGAGGGCCGCACGGACCTGGGGGTGATGGCCTCGGGCCAGGTGGCAGGCCTGATAGAGGACCTGCCGTCGTGTGCGGAGCTGGTGGAACGCGTAATGGCGGAAGCGGGGGCGGTCCTGCGCGGGCTCCCGGACCAGCGCCATGCTCATCCTTAG
- a CDS encoding enoyl-CoA hydratase family protein: protein MGVSTSSPEKGISVVTVDFPPVNALPVRGWFELADALRAAGRDAEVRCVVLAAEGRGFNAGVDIKEIQAQGGSALLGANRGCADAFAAVYECEVPVVAEVHGFCLGGGIGLVGNADAIVASEDATFGLPELDRGALGAATHLARLVPQHLMRALYYTSRTATAAELHRHGSVWRVVPRDELRAAVLELAGQIASKDGQLIRLAKAAINGIDPVDVRRSYRFEQGFTFEANLAGVGDRVRDTFGKDREGGGTE from the coding sequence ATGGGTGTCTCCACCTCGTCCCCGGAAAAGGGGATTTCCGTCGTCACGGTCGACTTCCCGCCCGTGAACGCGCTGCCGGTGCGCGGCTGGTTCGAGCTGGCCGACGCCCTGCGCGCGGCGGGCCGCGACGCCGAGGTCCGCTGTGTGGTGCTGGCCGCCGAGGGGCGGGGGTTCAACGCCGGCGTGGACATCAAGGAGATACAGGCGCAGGGCGGCAGCGCCCTGCTCGGCGCCAACCGCGGCTGTGCCGACGCCTTCGCCGCGGTGTACGAGTGCGAGGTCCCCGTGGTGGCGGAGGTGCACGGCTTCTGCCTGGGCGGCGGAATAGGCCTGGTGGGCAACGCGGACGCGATCGTGGCGAGCGAGGACGCGACCTTCGGCCTGCCCGAGCTGGACCGGGGCGCCCTGGGCGCGGCCACGCATCTGGCCCGGCTGGTGCCGCAGCACCTGATGCGCGCGCTGTACTACACCTCGCGCACGGCGACCGCGGCCGAGCTGCACCGGCACGGGTCGGTGTGGCGGGTCGTGCCACGCGACGAACTGCGTGCCGCCGTGCTGGAGTTGGCCGGCCAGATCGCGAGCAAGGACGGGCAGCTGATCCGGCTGGCCAAGGCCGCGATCAACGGCATCGACCCCGTGGACGTGCGCCGCAGCTACCGCTTCGAGCAGGGCTTCACGTTCGAGGCGAACCTCGCGGGGGTGGGCGACCGGGTCAGGGACACGTTCGGGAAGGACCGGGAAGGAGGGGGTACGGAATGA
- a CDS encoding acetyl-CoA C-acetyltransferase, with product MAEAYIVEAVRTPVGRRKGGLGGVHPADLGAHVLKALVARSGVDPAAVEDVVFGCLDTVGPQAGDIARTAWLAAGLPEEVPGVTIDRQCGSSQQAVHFAAQGVLSGTQDLVVAGGVQNMTQIPIAFASRQAAEPLGLTEGPFAGSEGWRARYGDRPVNQFHGAELIAEKWGISRRDQEEFALRSHQRAIRAIDEGRFERETVPFGDVAVDEGPRRDTSLEKMAGLKPVVEGGTITAACSSQVSDGAAAMLLASERAVREHGLTPRARIHHLSVRGEDPIRMLSAPIPATAYALKKAGMSIGDIDLVEINEAFAPVVLAWLKETGADPDRVNVNGGAIALGHPLGATGVKLMTTLLHELERTGGRFGLQTMCEGGGQANVTIVERL from the coding sequence ATGGCCGAGGCCTACATAGTCGAAGCGGTCCGTACGCCAGTGGGGCGCCGGAAGGGTGGCCTCGGCGGGGTCCATCCCGCCGATCTGGGCGCGCATGTGCTGAAGGCCCTGGTCGCGCGGTCCGGTGTCGACCCGGCAGCCGTCGAGGACGTCGTCTTCGGGTGCCTGGACACCGTCGGGCCGCAGGCCGGGGACATCGCGCGGACGGCCTGGCTGGCGGCCGGTCTGCCCGAGGAGGTGCCCGGGGTGACGATCGACCGGCAGTGCGGGTCCTCGCAGCAGGCCGTGCACTTCGCCGCGCAGGGTGTCCTGTCCGGCACGCAGGACCTGGTGGTCGCGGGCGGCGTCCAGAACATGACGCAGATCCCCATCGCCTTCGCCTCCCGCCAGGCCGCGGAGCCGCTGGGGCTCACGGAGGGGCCGTTCGCGGGGAGCGAGGGCTGGCGGGCGCGGTACGGGGACCGGCCCGTCAACCAGTTCCACGGCGCCGAGTTGATCGCCGAGAAGTGGGGGATCAGCCGACGGGACCAGGAGGAGTTCGCGCTGCGGTCGCATCAGCGGGCGATCCGGGCCATCGACGAGGGGCGTTTCGAGCGGGAGACCGTGCCGTTCGGGGACGTCGCCGTGGACGAGGGGCCTCGGCGGGACACCTCGCTGGAGAAGATGGCCGGGCTGAAGCCGGTGGTGGAGGGCGGCACCATCACCGCCGCCTGTTCCTCCCAGGTGTCCGACGGCGCGGCCGCGATGCTGCTCGCCTCCGAGCGGGCCGTGCGGGAACACGGGCTCACACCTCGGGCGCGGATTCACCATCTGTCGGTGCGGGGGGAGGATCCGATACGGATGCTGTCGGCGCCGATTCCGGCTACCGCGTACGCCTTGAAGAAGGCCGGGATGTCCATCGGTGACATCGACCTCGTCGAGATCAACGAGGCGTTCGCGCCTGTGGTGCTCGCCTGGCTGAAGGAGACCGGGGCGGATCCCGACCGGGTCAATGTCAACGGGGGTGCGATTGCCCTCGGGCATCCACTGGGGGCGACCGGGGTGAAGCTGATGACCACGTTGCTGCATGAACTGGAGCGGACCGGTGGGCGGTTCGGGTTGCAGACGATGTGTGAGGGTGGGGGGCAGGCGAACGTGACGATCGTTGAGCGGCTTTAG
- a CDS encoding vWA domain-containing protein gives MAGISLTKVEETAPALVSLYKSAGVSLTKHGLSGQRAAVYLVVDYSGSMKPYYADGSVQALADRVLGLSAHFDDDGTVPVVFFSTDVDAVTDIALDSHAGRVERIVAGLGHMGKTSYHLAMDAVIDHYLDSGSKDPALVVFQTDGGPINKLAAERYLCKAAKLPLFWQFIGFGDPSSKQFDFLRRLDDLAVPGKRVVDNAGFFHAGSDPRRGVSDGELYDRLLGEFPRWLSAARAAGIVA, from the coding sequence ATGGCCGGGATCAGTCTCACCAAGGTTGAGGAGACCGCGCCCGCGCTGGTCAGCCTCTACAAGAGCGCGGGGGTCTCCCTCACCAAGCACGGCCTGAGCGGGCAGCGGGCCGCCGTCTATCTCGTCGTCGACTACTCGGGGTCGATGAAGCCGTACTACGCCGACGGCAGCGTGCAGGCACTCGCCGACCGTGTGCTCGGTCTGAGCGCGCACTTCGACGACGACGGGACCGTGCCTGTCGTCTTCTTCTCCACGGACGTCGACGCAGTGACCGACATCGCGCTCGACAGCCACGCCGGGCGTGTGGAGCGGATCGTCGCCGGGCTGGGACACATGGGCAAGACCAGCTACCACCTGGCGATGGACGCCGTCATCGACCACTACCTCGACAGTGGTTCCAAGGATCCCGCCCTGGTCGTCTTCCAGACCGACGGCGGTCCGATCAACAAGCTCGCCGCGGAGCGGTATCTGTGCAAGGCGGCGAAGCTGCCCCTGTTCTGGCAGTTCATCGGCTTCGGGGACCCGTCCAGCAAGCAGTTCGACTTCCTGCGCAGGCTCGACGACCTGGCCGTTCCGGGGAAACGGGTCGTCGACAACGCCGGGTTCTTCCACGCCGGCTCGGACCCCCGCCGGGGTGTCTCCGACGGTGAGCTGTACGACCGGTTGCTGGGCGAGTTCCCCCGGTGGCTGTCCGCGGCGCGGGCGGCGGGGATCGTCGCGTGA